A genomic region of Coregonus clupeaformis isolate EN_2021a unplaced genomic scaffold, ASM2061545v1 scaf0125, whole genome shotgun sequence contains the following coding sequences:
- the LOC121556502 gene encoding hepatic leukemia factor-like isoform X2: protein MSRQLTQLLTPDLPAGASPQFGNCNQSGGSISGGHLNSMTSLKSLLQHPMKGDRASVKDCCDVKDKDRTITDMDEDSMGGGNGGCNMRTGSSGVSSSNGCGSGGGGGGSGGGFNQSAFLGPLLWERTLPVEGGLFQLQYMDLEEFLTENGMGGVHGQNSSSTAQIPSQSSQSAVPNQSSQCPPSSPPPCSSASSSSSSSSPSLIGLEVAQSNMQGGLDYGGSQSSMNDDCGSPGSSVSSSSCTPLMTPTSNGPDVMGGFEPDAADVALSSVPGQDAFDPRRHRFSEDELKPQPMIKKARKMLVPADLKDDKYWSRRCKNNEAAKRSRDARRLKENQISVRAAFLERENQALRQEVADMRKELGRCRNILNKYENRHGDQ, encoded by the exons ATGTCCAGGCAGCTCACCCAGCTCCTGACCCCGGACCTCCCAGCCGGCGCTAGCCCGCAGTTCGGGAATTGCAACCAGTCTGGTGGCTCTATCAGCGGTGGACACCTCAACTCCATGACTAGTTTGAAATCCCTCCTGCAGCATCCGATGAAGGGAGACCGTGCAAGTGTCAAAGACTGCTGCGACGTTAAAG ACAAAGACAGAACCATCACAGACATGGATGAGGACTCCATGGGTGGCGGGAACGGCGGCTGCAACATGCGTACCGGCAGCAGCGGGGTGAGCAGCAGTAACGGCTGTGgcagtggaggaggaggtggaggatcaGGTGGAGGATTTAACCAGTCTGCGTTCCTGGGACCCCTCCTGTGGGAGAGGACCCTGCCGGTGGAAGGAGGCCTCTTCCAGCTGCAGTACATGGACCTGGAGGAGTTCCTCACAGAGAACGGCATGGGCGGTGTCCACGGACAAAACAGTTCCAGTACAGCCCAGATCCCGTCCCAGAGTTCCCAGTCGGCGGTGCCCAATCAGAGTTCCCAGTGCCCCCCCTCATCGCCCCCACCCTGCTCTTCAGCCTCCTCCTCGTCATCCTCATCTTCCCCATCGCTCATCGGCCTGGAGGTGGCCCAATCCAACATGCAGGGAGGACTTGACTATG GAGGCAGTCAGTCGAGCATGAATGACGACTGCGGCTCGCCcggctcctctgtctcctcttcgTCCTGCACTCCTCTCATGACGCCCACATCCAACGGGCCAGACGTGATGGGTGGCTTTGAACCCGACGCGGCCGACGTGGCTCTGTCCAGCGTGCCCGGCCAGGACGCCTTCGACCCCCGCAGACACCGCTTCAGTGAGGACGAACTCAAACCACAGCCCATGATCAAGAAGGCCCGCAAGATGCTGGTGCCAGCAGACCTCAAG GATGATAAGTACTGGTCCCGGCGGTGTAAGAACAACGAGGCAGCCAAGCGTTCTCGTGACGCACGGCGCTTGAAGGAAAACCAGATCTCGGTCCGCGCCGCcttcctggagagagagaaccaggCACTCAGACAGGAAGTGGCTGACATGAGGAAGGAGCTCGGTCGCTGCCGCAACATTCTCAACAAATATGAGAATCGCCATGGAGACcagtga
- the LOC121556502 gene encoding hepatic leukemia factor-like isoform X1 gives MSRQLTQLLTPDLPAGASPQFGNCNQSGGSISGGHLNSMTSLKSLLQHPMKGDRASVKDCCDVKDKDRTITDMDEDSMGGGNGGCNMRTGSSGVSSSNGCGSGGGGGGSGGGFNQSAFLGPLLWERTLPVEGGLFQLQYMDLEEFLTENGMGGVHGQNSSSTAQIPSQSSQSAVPNQSSQCPPSSPPPCSSASSSSSSSSPSLIGLEVAQSNMQGGLDYGGSQSSMNDDCGSPGSSVSSSSCTPLMTPTSNGPDVMGGFEPDAADVALSSVPGQDAFDPRRHRFSEDELKPQPMIKKARKMLVPADLKVGSQRDDKYWSRRCKNNEAAKRSRDARRLKENQISVRAAFLERENQALRQEVADMRKELGRCRNILNKYENRHGDQ, from the exons ATGTCCAGGCAGCTCACCCAGCTCCTGACCCCGGACCTCCCAGCCGGCGCTAGCCCGCAGTTCGGGAATTGCAACCAGTCTGGTGGCTCTATCAGCGGTGGACACCTCAACTCCATGACTAGTTTGAAATCCCTCCTGCAGCATCCGATGAAGGGAGACCGTGCAAGTGTCAAAGACTGCTGCGACGTTAAAG ACAAAGACAGAACCATCACAGACATGGATGAGGACTCCATGGGTGGCGGGAACGGCGGCTGCAACATGCGTACCGGCAGCAGCGGGGTGAGCAGCAGTAACGGCTGTGgcagtggaggaggaggtggaggatcaGGTGGAGGATTTAACCAGTCTGCGTTCCTGGGACCCCTCCTGTGGGAGAGGACCCTGCCGGTGGAAGGAGGCCTCTTCCAGCTGCAGTACATGGACCTGGAGGAGTTCCTCACAGAGAACGGCATGGGCGGTGTCCACGGACAAAACAGTTCCAGTACAGCCCAGATCCCGTCCCAGAGTTCCCAGTCGGCGGTGCCCAATCAGAGTTCCCAGTGCCCCCCCTCATCGCCCCCACCCTGCTCTTCAGCCTCCTCCTCGTCATCCTCATCTTCCCCATCGCTCATCGGCCTGGAGGTGGCCCAATCCAACATGCAGGGAGGACTTGACTATG GAGGCAGTCAGTCGAGCATGAATGACGACTGCGGCTCGCCcggctcctctgtctcctcttcgTCCTGCACTCCTCTCATGACGCCCACATCCAACGGGCCAGACGTGATGGGTGGCTTTGAACCCGACGCGGCCGACGTGGCTCTGTCCAGCGTGCCCGGCCAGGACGCCTTCGACCCCCGCAGACACCGCTTCAGTGAGGACGAACTCAAACCACAGCCCATGATCAAGAAGGCCCGCAAGATGCTGGTGCCAGCAGACCTCAAGGTTGGTAGTCAGAGA GATGATAAGTACTGGTCCCGGCGGTGTAAGAACAACGAGGCAGCCAAGCGTTCTCGTGACGCACGGCGCTTGAAGGAAAACCAGATCTCGGTCCGCGCCGCcttcctggagagagagaaccaggCACTCAGACAGGAAGTGGCTGACATGAGGAAGGAGCTCGGTCGCTGCCGCAACATTCTCAACAAATATGAGAATCGCCATGGAGACcagtga
- the LOC121556507 gene encoding uncharacterized protein LOC121556507 — MESGGSGRSGGSSSSRSARTGGTGSVIGRSSGSSRGDSGNSRSNSGTAGSLGRSSSVGGSGGIIVAAPGAGGVAPAPPCASEWEMFQFGKYNLDIIEMLSGHQAHQFKGLGLERQLQHQQQVQLHQHQLQQQQQQQAETSGALLSGLGLGSLQGARSNAFSDSASIFAKMSAPPPPPLQQQPSSSSQSSRSKSSKMSSSSSSSHVSGYPQFLRSFHPTEAALAQEQLHSGVGRPSTLLGVAVVGVPGVGSCPPPPPPLHPGLSVPQASPGPSSSSPSPSSSVVSNNPPSSSAVTSLGHQLVGAQSDARSLHQQFSCMLAANQYFLSGVPANASLEQFLVQQGTHNHLGIGLGQSEGSSSGLAPPPALHSSHSHGLSTAQPQQQQPPQQQQLPPHTLSHPHSHSHPHHPLHPGSQPSSLGGFDFQGIPVLSSNQLASLMQQEAGLPLPLPLHLSLSKDDGKGDSSGGGSSSSRRKKAMAGYLPQRKSDGGSNSSSGQGSGNPNASSSTGGLGHDPSPGLVGGGGGGVGMSGLGGDPSLLASSSSSSSSVVSSSSSSGPSSTAASVLVTNGSHLSKADNMGSMPSASTQDDTEPLYNCGECGKTFTHLSSLRRHLRMHESTAAGTSNNASINPNPTHIQPPTDPSLPHSTQDLNSQSSSLSSQQSSNSVQASSSCPSPDKTFNCSDCGKHFKKKGHLLQHGVIHSEARPYGCSICSRAFNRRESLTRHEKIHQDKPFRCPACGRCFRESTSLLNHAASGTCGKPGRTSKPQGSSKEGAVGESRMGGGGGGEGGVGDYQGGRGVIYGKTEEEEEGVIMGGEGVQKSRLGCDGGLFQSERGGNANSRDRPDGKYPTDYSRNRYTGYHDDHRSQGNPSPCYSGASPCGSGMAGPALRKAPLAPTLHPHPQSQTQHHHQQQQPHLPLSSLLDDSEDDVTSSVNNAISAIAAAAAANCDMNSGNRGDDRRDIIGGLLGGLDLGPLGSPSSTSGMDKTYRGAGNQDGMSGNMNHNQQQGSDPQNPAAKPKRPRKPRKPKDPNAPPKRRQYTPRTPRESSNIPRPYLCSVCGRGFARRETLRRHDRVHTGEKPHRCSTCGKYFREAFHLTKHHTVHSGEKNYKCSLCGKEFGYSQSLKRHGKLHQKGELEEVPTTPGGENLNNFNTNPSCGMGQDREQNQGNTSSSYYSYPQDVKPQGSNSQPPPRLYTCAICWKSFRHHFHLTAHHQTVHENGGEKLFSCEVCGKAFAYSNSLTRHRLSQHGLARTGPDNTQGDASGSGGNSAAGGGVSGTASESEAATNALLQMAPSTEGHGGQQSHSVVTHSHQQQPPQPPAGYSPLFYDAGTAHSSASSVPPYSQPLPPNSTIMPPQHQHSPARVKGEHIYPAGSSSHTLHTTAPFQPLTELPSDHHHHHHHHHHHSSHHHHRSEPQSQQQHHRNIQSHDDMRRHKKKKKKSDRREGSEGRGDMWGESSGFLRDEGRKDKRKRRSVFQKQLRKKKLLLKIRRGGEAGGGGYELVTTRGMKLQILSSLKVPVKRFACSICPHAMFARKAGLLAHRAAKHTQRVLSTQERLCCGVCGKQSHRLLESFIHRATHRGSFSCRRCSARFWNAPLLRRHKVTCRHRAKGLPRGGAISLKSSKRAGERKSGEERREMSHSLLTEYRY; from the coding sequence ATGGAGAGTGGGGGCAGTGGGCGATCGGGCGGAAGTAGCAGCAGCCGAAGTGCGCGAACAGGGGGGACCGGCAGTGTTATCGGGCGGAGTTCGGGATCGAGCCGAGGCGACTCAGGCAATTCCAGGTCAAACAGTGGCACTGCAGGATCCCTCGGCCGAAGCTCATCTGTTGGCGGCAGTGGTGGGATCATTGTCGCTGCTCCTGGCGCTGGAGGTGTGGCTCCTGCACCCCCATGTGCCAGTGAGTGGGAGATGTTCCAATTTGGAAAATACAATCTGGACATAATAGAGATGTTAAGCGGACACCAGGCCCATCAGTTCAAAGGCCTTGGGTTAGAACGACAGTTACAGCATCAGCAGCAAGTGCAGCTTCACCAGCACCagctccagcagcagcaacaacaacaggcCGAGACCTCAGGAGCTCTCCTGTCTGGGCTAGGCCTTGGGTCCCTCCAAGGGGCCAGAAGCAACGCCTTTTCCGATTCTGCCTCTATTTTCGCCAAAATGAGcgcccctcctccaccccctctacaACAGCAACCTTCTTCGTCCTCACAAAGCTCAAGATCCAAGTCAAGCAAGatgagtagcagcagcagctcaAGCCATGTGTCGGGCTACCCACAGTTCCTGCGTTCCTTCCACCCGACAGAGGCAGCTCTGGCACAGGAGCAACTGCATTCTGGGGTCGGCCGCCCGAGCACTTTGCTGGGGGTAGCAGTGGTGGGGGTGCCGGGGGTTGGGAGTTgcccccctccaccaccccctctGCATCCAGGCCTCTCTGTCCCCCAAGCATCACCTGGCCCTTcatcctcttccccctccccctctagtTCAGTGGTATCTAACAATCCCCCCAGTAGCAGTGCAGTCACCTCTCTGGGACACCAGCTGGTTGGGGCCCAATCTGATGCACGGAGCCTTCACCAGCAGTTCAGTTGCATGCTAGCTGCTAATCAGTACTTTCTCTCTGGGGTGCCTGCTAATGCTAGCTTAGAGCAGTTTCTGGTTCAGCAGGGAACCCACAACCACCTGGGGATAGGTTTAGGTCAGAGTGAGGGATCCAGCTCAGGCCTTGCTCCACCTCCAGCTCTTCATTCCTCTCATTCACATGGCCTCTCTACCGCTcagccacagcagcagcagcctccacagcagcagcagctgccTCCCCATACCCTGTCCCACCCCCACTCTCACTCCCACCCTCACCACCCCCTCCACCCAGGATCCCAGCCGTCCTCCCTGGGTGGTTTTGACTTCCAGGGCATCCCAGTGCTCTCCTCCAACCAGCTGGCCTCTCTGATGCAGCAGGAAGCAGGCCTGCCGCTCCCCCTGCCGCTTCATCTGTCCCTCTCCAAGGATGACGGCAAGGGGGACAGCAGTGGGGGCggaagcagcagcagtaggaggAAGAAAGCGATGGCTGGCTACCTACCACAGAGGAAGTCAGATGGCGGCAGTAACAGCAGCAGCGGCCAGGGCAGTGGGAACCCCAATGCTAGCAGCAGTACAGGGGGTCTGGGCCACGACCCATCCCCAGGGCTGGTTGggggtgggggcggaggggtTGGCATGTCAGGTTTGGGAGGAGATCCATCCCTCCTTgcctcttcatcatcctcatcatcatcagttgtctcatcctcctcttcctctggccCCTCCTCCACTGCAGCATCAGTCCTGGTTACTAATGGTTCTCACCTATCCAAAGCTGATAACATGGGCTCCATGCCATCTGCATCTACACAGGATGACACTGAGCCCCTCTATAACTGTGGTGAGTGTGGCAAAACCTTCACTCACCTCTCCAGCCTTCGCAGGCACCTGCGCATGCATGAGTCTACGGCAGCAGGTACTAGCAATAATGCCAGCATTAACCCAAACCCGACTCATATCCAACCACCAACTGACCCCAGTCTCCCACACTCCACCCAGGATCTGAACTCTCAATCTAGCTCGCTGTCCTCCCAACAATCATCCAACTCAGTCCAGGCCTCCTCCTCCTGCCCCAGCCCTGACAAGACCTTCAATTGCTCAGATTGTGGCAAGCACTTCAAGAAGAAGGGGCACCTCCTCCAACATGGCGTCATCCACTCAGAGGCTCGCCCGTATGGGTGCAGCATCTGCTCCCGGGCTTTCAACCGCCGTGAGTCGCTGACGCGACACGAGAAGATTCACCAGGACAAGCCCTTCCGCTGCCCAGCCTGCGGTCGATGCTTCCGTGAGAGCACCTCTCTACTCAACCATGCTGCCTCTGGCACATGCGGCAAGCCAGGTAGGACATCAAAACCACAGGGCAGCAGCAAGGAAGGAGCTGTAGGTGAGAGCAGAATGGGAGGAGGGGGCGGAGGAGAAGGTGGAGTGGGGGATTACCAGGGTGGTAGAGGGGTAATTTATGGGAAaactgaggaagaggaagagggtgtGATCATGGGAGGTGAGGGGGTTCAGAAGTCAAGGCTAGGGTGTGATGGTGGTCTGTTTCAGTCAGAGAGGGGAGGGAATGCTAACAGCAGGGACAGGCCAGATGGTAAATACCCCACTGATTACTCTCGGAATCGTTACACAGGCTACCATGACGACCACCGTTCTCAAGGTAACCCGTCTCCGTGTTACTCTGGAGCCTCCCCCTGTGGCAGCGGGATGGCGGGCCCGGCGCTGAGGAAGGCGCCCTTGGCCCCGACGCTGCACCCCCACCCTCAGAGTCAAACCCAACAtcaccaccagcagcagcagcctcacctccccctgtcctctctcctggaTGACTCTGAAGACGACGTCACCAGCTCTGTCAACAACGCCATCTCAGCCATCGCCGCCGCAGCTGCTGCCAACTGTGATATGAACAGTGGGAACAGAGGCGACGATAGGAGGGATATCATCGGAGGGCTGTTGGGGGGGCTGGACTTAGGCCCCTTGGGTTCCCCTTCATCAACATCTGGGATGGATAAGACCTATAGAGGAGCAGGGAACCAGGATGGTATGAGTGGTAATATGAACCACAACCAACAGCAGGGGAGTGATCCACAGAACCCTGCTGCCAAACCAAAACGTCCCCGGAAACCCAGAAAGCCCAAAGACCCCAACGCTCCTCCTAAACGCAGGCAGTACACCCCCAGAACTCCCAGAGAGTCGAGCAACATCCCGCGGCCATATCTGTGCAGTGTTTGCGGCAGGGGGTTTGCACGCCGCGAGACCCTCCGTAGGCACGACCGCGTCCATACTGGGGAGAAGCCCCACCGCTGCAGTACATGTGGGAAGTACTTCAGAGAGGCCTTCCACCTCACCAAGCACCACACAGTTCACTCTGGGGAGAAGAACTACAAGTGCAGCCTGTGTGGGAAAGAGTTTGGCTACTCCCAGAGCCTCAAGAGGCACGGGAAGCTCCATCAGAAAGGGGAGCTGGAAGAGGTGCCCACAACACCAGGAGGGGAGAACCTCAACAACTTCAACACAAACCCCTCATGTGGTATGGGCCAAGACAGGGAACAGAACCAAggaaacacctcctcctcctattaCTCATACCCCCAAGATGTCAAGCCTCAAGGCTCCAACAGCCAGCCCCCACCCAGGCTCTACACCTGTGCGATATGCTGGAAGTCTTTCCGCCATCACTTCCACCTGACGGCTCATCACCAGACGGTCCATGAGAACGGAGGTGAGAAGCTGTTCAGCTGCGAGGTGTGTGGGAAGGCCTTTGCCTACTCCAACAGCCTCACGCGACACAGGCTGTCACAGCACGGCCTGGCGCGCACCGGCCCTGACAACACACAAGGGGACGCCAGTGGGTCAGGGGGAAACAGTGCAGCTGGTGGTGGAGTGAGTGGGACTGCGTCAGAGAGCGAGGCAGCCACCAACGCCCTCCTTCAGATGGCACCTTCCACTGAGGGCCACGGTGGGCAGCAGAGTCACAGTGTTGTCACCCACAGTCATCAACAACAGccacctcagcccccagctgGCTACTCCCCCCTTTTCTATGATGCTGGTACGGCCCACTCCTCAGCCTCCAGCGTCCCTCCCTACTCTCAGCCCCTGCCACCAAACTCCACAATCATGCCCCCTCAGCACCAGCATTCCCCAGCAAGGGTTAAAGGGGAGCACATTTACCCAGCTGGGTCCAGTAGTCACACCCTTCACACCACGGCTCCATTCCAGCCCCTCACGGAGCTGCCGTCcgaccatcatcaccaccaccaccaccaccaccaccattcttcacatCACCACCACCGTTCAGAGCCCCAGTCCCAGCAACAACACCACAGGAACATCCAATCACACGATGACATGAGGAggcacaagaagaagaagaaaaagtcagacaggagggaggggagcGAGGGGAGGGGGGACATGTGGGGGGAGTCCTCAGGCTTCCTCAGAGACGAGGGGAGGAAAgacaagaggaagaggaggtcTGTTTTCCAAAAACAGTTGAGGAAGAAAAAGCTGCTGTTGAAGATTAGACGAGGGGGGGAAGCGGGAGGGGGAGGATATGAGTTGGTCACAACAAGAGGGATGAAGTTACAAATCCTGTCATCTCTCAAAGTCCCAGTGAAACGTTTTGCCTGCTCCATCTGTCCCCACGCCATGTTCGCTCGCAAGGCTGGCCTGCTAGCCCACAGGGCAGCTAAACACACCCAGAGAGTCCTGTCCACCCAGGAGCGTCTCTGCTGcggtgtgtgtgggaagcagtCTCACAGGCTCCTGGAATCCTTCATCCACCGGGCGACTCATCGGGGGTCCTTCTCCTGCAGGCGCTGCTCCGCTCGCTTCTGGAACGCCCCCCTCCTCCGCAGGCACAAGGTGACCTGCCGACATAGGGCCAAGGGACTGCCACGAGGTGGTGCTATCAGCCTGAAGTCATCCAAGAGGGCGGGGGAGAGGAAGAgcggagaggagcggagagagaTGTCGCACTCCCTGCTTACAGAGTACAGATACTGA